From the genome of Gracilibacillus salitolerans, one region includes:
- a CDS encoding beta-mannosidase has product MSNVRMTSIQNWYFKTAGANDWKLATVPGCVHTDLLKHEMIPDPFVGENELDLQWVDKQDWEYKTTISLSAEWLQEERVELIFEGLDTYADVYVNGEKVLQADNMFRSWKVDVKSYLKIGENQLLVYFHSPINHDIDKPDQLGYNLPADNDHSEDGGVGQQKLSVFARKAPYHYGWDWGPRFVTSGIWKGVYLEAWSGAKLTDFHIQQQAVSSEKAEINAVLEIEATKEIEVAIVISDQHDLNIKKACKLAKGSQVIEIPILIENPQLWWSNGLGKPYLYCFQADLKLNERIKHTSVVKTGLRSISLVREDDQHGQSFYFELNGVPIFAKGANHIPNDSFQTRTTREEYEHDIATAAASNMNMLRVWGGGIYEYDMFYELCDEYGILVWQDFMFACSMYPGDSSFMNSVKKEAIDNVKRLRNYACIALWCGNNEMDAAWSQYEEKAGWGWKQRYNASQRKKIWKAYDEVFHHLLPSIVEEYDPNTDYWPSSPMRELSHDKNQHATFDTVEKGDIHYWDVWHGLKPIEAYKEKVGRFMSEYGFQSFPEKKTVLTYAKEEELALESDVMLHHQKNGAGNRLIKNYMEMYYKKPKDFPSFLHLSHILQADAIRSAVEAHRLNMPYCMGTLYWQLNDCWPVASWSSMDYYGRWKALQYVIKNRFKTTALIVDQKDDSLSVYVVSDQLQDQEVQLSLHIYDLNGQPIFQETQAVFVRQNTSTVIYETDIQSLGIAEESNNIVLFAQLTVNGNVIDSVEHVMVKPKDLVLQDPQIQLTYVDGGIELESQSFAMNVWLETDKEGCFEDNNFSLIPGIKKYITYTDSVRRNIHFTKTQEITNVNVSSMYDYIVQ; this is encoded by the coding sequence ATGAGTAATGTTAGAATGACCTCAATACAAAATTGGTATTTCAAAACAGCAGGCGCAAATGATTGGAAATTAGCTACAGTTCCTGGTTGTGTACATACCGATTTGTTAAAACATGAGATGATACCAGATCCTTTTGTAGGTGAAAATGAGCTGGATTTGCAATGGGTTGATAAACAGGATTGGGAATATAAAACTACTATTTCTCTATCTGCAGAGTGGTTACAAGAAGAAAGAGTGGAACTTATATTTGAAGGTTTAGATACGTATGCAGATGTATATGTAAACGGTGAGAAGGTACTACAGGCAGACAATATGTTTAGAAGCTGGAAAGTAGATGTTAAATCATACCTGAAGATTGGCGAGAATCAATTACTCGTATATTTCCATTCGCCAATAAATCATGATATAGATAAGCCCGATCAATTGGGATATAACCTCCCAGCCGATAATGACCATTCTGAAGATGGGGGAGTTGGTCAGCAAAAATTAAGTGTGTTTGCTCGAAAGGCTCCCTATCATTATGGTTGGGACTGGGGGCCGCGCTTTGTAACAAGTGGTATTTGGAAGGGCGTTTATTTAGAAGCATGGTCTGGTGCTAAGCTAACAGATTTTCATATTCAACAACAAGCCGTATCATCTGAAAAAGCAGAAATCAATGCTGTTCTAGAAATAGAAGCAACAAAAGAAATCGAAGTAGCAATAGTTATTTCCGATCAACATGATTTGAATATAAAGAAGGCATGTAAACTAGCAAAAGGTTCCCAAGTAATAGAGATTCCGATATTGATTGAAAATCCTCAATTATGGTGGAGCAATGGTTTAGGTAAACCTTATTTATATTGTTTTCAAGCAGATTTAAAGTTAAATGAAAGAATAAAGCATACAAGCGTTGTAAAAACAGGACTTCGATCAATAAGTTTAGTAAGAGAAGATGATCAACATGGTCAGAGTTTCTATTTTGAGTTAAATGGTGTCCCTATATTTGCGAAAGGGGCCAATCATATTCCGAATGATAGTTTTCAAACGAGGACAACAAGAGAGGAATATGAGCATGACATCGCCACAGCAGCAGCTTCCAATATGAATATGCTTCGTGTATGGGGGGGTGGTATTTATGAATATGATATGTTTTATGAATTGTGTGATGAATACGGGATACTAGTTTGGCAAGACTTTATGTTTGCATGTAGTATGTATCCGGGCGATTCTTCTTTTATGAATAGTGTAAAAAAAGAAGCAATCGATAATGTGAAACGGTTACGAAATTACGCATGTATAGCACTATGGTGTGGGAATAATGAAATGGATGCAGCCTGGTCCCAATATGAAGAAAAAGCTGGCTGGGGCTGGAAACAACGGTATAATGCATCACAACGTAAAAAAATCTGGAAGGCGTACGATGAAGTTTTTCATCATCTATTACCTTCTATTGTGGAAGAATATGACCCGAATACGGATTATTGGCCAAGTTCCCCTATGAGAGAGCTATCGCATGATAAGAATCAGCATGCAACGTTTGATACAGTTGAAAAAGGTGATATTCACTATTGGGATGTTTGGCATGGGTTAAAACCGATTGAAGCCTATAAAGAAAAAGTTGGACGTTTTATGAGTGAGTATGGGTTTCAGTCTTTCCCAGAGAAAAAGACAGTCCTAACCTATGCGAAAGAAGAGGAATTAGCACTAGAATCAGATGTTATGTTACATCATCAGAAAAATGGTGCGGGAAATCGCCTGATTAAGAATTATATGGAAATGTACTATAAAAAACCGAAGGATTTTCCGTCGTTTCTACATCTTAGTCATATTTTGCAAGCAGATGCGATCAGGTCAGCGGTGGAAGCACATCGGTTAAATATGCCGTATTGTATGGGAACGCTATATTGGCAATTGAATGATTGTTGGCCAGTTGCTTCATGGTCGAGTATGGACTATTACGGTAGATGGAAAGCGTTACAGTATGTTATCAAAAATCGCTTTAAAACAACTGCATTAATAGTAGACCAAAAGGACGATAGCCTATCAGTGTATGTGGTATCCGATCAATTACAGGATCAAGAAGTACAGCTGTCTCTACATATCTATGATTTAAACGGTCAACCAATCTTTCAAGAAACGCAAGCTGTCTTTGTGAGACAAAATACTTCCACGGTAATCTATGAAACAGATATCCAATCGTTAGGAATCGCAGAAGAGAGTAATAATATTGTATTGTTTGCTCAATTAACGGTAAATGGAAACGTGATTGATAGTGTGGAGCATGTAATGGTAAAACCGAAAGATCTTGTATTGCAAGACCCACAGATACAACTTACGTATGTTGATGGCGGTATTGAATTAGAAAGTCAATCATTTGCAATGAATGTCTGGTTGGAAACAGATAAAGAGGGTTGTTTTGAAGATAATAACTTCTCCTTGATTCCAGGGATCAAAAAATATATTACTTATACGGATTCAGTGCGCCGAAATATACATTTTACGAAGACACAAGAGATTACAAATGTCAACGTTTCATCCATGTATGATTATATAGTGCAGTAG
- a CDS encoding sugar phosphate isomerase/epimerase family protein has translation MKLGMSSYSLANAIAKGEMSILDVIQWTKDQGGEHIEIVPIGYTLTDNSQLVADIVSKAEEVGVDISNYAIGADFLSGDEKAFQAEMERVKQEVDIANQLGVRRMRHDISFKPPVEASMEQFDNDLPKIIEACQEIADYAKQYDIVTSIENHGFYIQASDRINLIVSRVNRSNFGHTLDTGNFLCADENPIIAVKKCIDHATMVHVKDFYIRPQSWHNPGEGWFSSAGGQYLRGAITGHGDIELESVLKIIKDSGYDGYVSIEFEGMEECKKASDISLKNVRNIWDQL, from the coding sequence ATGAAATTAGGGATGAGCTCATACAGTTTAGCAAATGCGATCGCTAAAGGTGAAATGTCGATATTAGATGTTATTCAATGGACAAAAGATCAAGGTGGAGAGCATATTGAAATTGTTCCGATTGGCTATACATTAACAGACAATTCACAATTAGTTGCAGACATAGTAAGTAAGGCTGAGGAAGTAGGAGTAGACATTTCAAATTACGCAATTGGAGCGGACTTTTTAAGTGGTGATGAGAAAGCGTTTCAAGCAGAAATGGAACGAGTAAAACAGGAAGTTGATATCGCCAATCAATTAGGTGTGCGAAGAATGAGACATGATATTTCATTTAAGCCGCCGGTAGAAGCTAGCATGGAACAGTTTGATAACGATTTGCCTAAAATTATTGAAGCATGCCAGGAAATTGCAGACTATGCAAAACAATATGACATTGTAACAAGTATCGAAAATCACGGTTTTTATATTCAAGCAAGTGATCGTATCAATCTCATTGTATCTCGAGTCAATCGTTCTAATTTTGGTCATACGTTAGATACGGGTAATTTCCTTTGTGCAGATGAGAATCCAATAATAGCTGTCAAGAAATGCATCGACCATGCTACGATGGTGCATGTCAAAGATTTCTATATCCGTCCCCAATCATGGCATAACCCTGGAGAAGGCTGGTTTTCCTCAGCAGGTGGACAATATTTGCGTGGCGCTATTACAGGGCATGGTGATATTGAATTAGAGAGTGTTTTGAAAATAATAAAAGATAGCGGCTATGATGGATATGTATCGATTGAATTTGAAGGAATGGAAGAGTGTAAGAAAGCTAGTGATATCTCGTTAAAAAATGTTCGAAATATTTGGGATCAACTTTAA
- a CDS encoding glycoside hydrolase family 3 N-terminal domain-containing protein, with protein sequence MTLKEKVGQLNQKLYGWQVYRKNGNQYELTEIFKQHVQKFQGMGALYGLFRADPWSGINFENGIPLEDALHVTNMIQEYLREHTRLGIPVLFSEECPHGHQALDSTVFPTHLGSGATWNPDLQTKVSEHIASELVERGVHLGLVSTLDIARDPRWGRTEECFSEDPYLAARMTEAVVKGMQGDNKESPHVIAVLKHFAAQGAAVGGHNAGPALIGERELREIYLPPMKAGVRSGALACMAAYNEIDGIPCHANRKLLTDILREEWNFNGIVMADGTALDRLLLLTGDKELAAAYALNAGVDLSLWDDVYTQIEAAVRNGKIKESVVDKAVKRVLYVKFLLGLFSEVDDKPRSVSVNRSKGQTLNMEMARQSITLLKNEHNLLPLSKRNKTVAVIGPNADSVYNLLGDYTAPQRREAAVTIKQGITKIVEEDCEILYTKGCGIRSTDMSGFDHAKSIASKADIVILALGGSSAREFGMEFENNGAVLDYDQAEMDCGENIDVANLDLGGVQKNLVQELASLNTPMIGVFIQGRPYSLKDIEAYLDAILIGWYPGQLGGQAIAEVLFGDVNPSGKLPVSIPYSADQLPVYYNVKNSGAKQDYYDEVGRAMYSFGYGLSYSSFQCEFSTKEQEAISIHALTNGEYINVSVDVVNIGAYDGFAVVQLYIQDLEASVTQRTKELKAFQKVWIPVGESKNVKLQLGFEELSIWNIEMKQVVEPGMVMLMAGESSDQLDEKKLVIYEE encoded by the coding sequence ATGACTTTAAAGGAAAAGGTAGGGCAATTGAACCAAAAGTTATATGGCTGGCAAGTATATCGAAAAAATGGAAATCAATATGAATTAACAGAAATCTTCAAACAACATGTTCAAAAGTTTCAAGGAATGGGGGCTTTATACGGTTTATTTAGAGCTGACCCATGGTCTGGCATAAATTTCGAGAATGGCATTCCTTTAGAGGATGCATTACATGTTACAAACATGATTCAGGAGTATCTAAGGGAACATACTAGACTTGGGATTCCGGTCCTTTTTTCAGAAGAATGTCCCCATGGTCATCAAGCGTTAGATAGCACTGTTTTCCCTACTCATTTAGGATCTGGTGCCACATGGAATCCAGATTTACAAACAAAGGTATCGGAACATATAGCATCAGAATTAGTGGAAAGGGGTGTGCATTTAGGATTAGTTTCCACATTGGATATTGCGCGAGATCCCAGATGGGGAAGAACGGAGGAATGTTTCAGTGAAGATCCTTATTTAGCTGCCCGTATGACAGAGGCTGTCGTTAAAGGTATGCAAGGAGATAATAAAGAGTCCCCTCATGTTATTGCTGTTCTAAAACATTTTGCTGCACAAGGAGCTGCGGTTGGTGGACATAATGCTGGCCCTGCTTTAATCGGTGAAAGGGAATTAAGAGAAATTTATCTCCCACCAATGAAGGCAGGAGTCAGATCCGGGGCTTTAGCGTGTATGGCGGCCTATAATGAGATTGACGGAATCCCGTGTCATGCTAATCGAAAATTACTAACAGATATACTTCGTGAAGAATGGAACTTTAACGGAATTGTTATGGCAGATGGAACAGCATTGGACCGATTACTTTTACTCACTGGTGATAAAGAGTTGGCTGCAGCCTATGCTTTAAACGCGGGTGTTGATTTAAGCTTATGGGACGATGTTTATACGCAAATTGAAGCAGCTGTTAGGAATGGAAAAATAAAAGAATCGGTAGTAGATAAAGCGGTTAAACGTGTATTGTATGTAAAGTTTTTGTTAGGGCTATTTTCAGAAGTTGACGACAAACCAAGAAGTGTTTCAGTAAATAGATCGAAAGGTCAAACATTAAATATGGAAATGGCGAGACAATCTATTACACTGTTAAAAAATGAACATAATCTACTTCCTTTAAGTAAAAGAAACAAAACAGTAGCTGTTATTGGCCCGAATGCAGACAGCGTTTATAACTTATTAGGAGATTATACAGCACCACAAAGAAGAGAAGCAGCTGTTACGATTAAACAAGGTATAACTAAAATCGTTGAGGAAGATTGTGAAATTCTTTATACCAAGGGATGTGGCATTCGATCAACAGATATGTCAGGTTTTGATCATGCAAAATCGATTGCGAGTAAAGCCGATATTGTGATTTTAGCATTAGGCGGATCGAGTGCAAGAGAATTTGGTATGGAATTTGAAAATAACGGAGCGGTACTGGACTACGATCAGGCTGAAATGGATTGTGGGGAGAATATAGATGTAGCAAATTTGGATTTAGGCGGTGTCCAGAAAAATTTAGTGCAAGAGTTAGCGTCTTTAAATACTCCGATGATCGGGGTATTCATCCAAGGAAGGCCATATAGTTTGAAAGATATTGAAGCCTATTTAGATGCGATATTAATAGGTTGGTATCCAGGTCAACTAGGCGGTCAAGCGATAGCCGAAGTCCTATTCGGTGATGTGAATCCAAGTGGGAAACTACCGGTATCTATTCCATATTCGGCAGATCAATTACCGGTATATTATAATGTCAAAAATAGCGGAGCAAAACAAGATTACTATGATGAAGTAGGTCGTGCCATGTACAGTTTTGGCTATGGTTTATCGTATAGTTCGTTTCAGTGTGAATTTTCAACAAAAGAACAGGAAGCAATCAGTATCCATGCGTTAACAAATGGTGAATACATCAATGTGTCAGTCGATGTCGTAAATATAGGAGCATATGATGGTTTTGCGGTTGTGCAATTATACATTCAAGACTTAGAAGCATCTGTTACGCAAAGAACAAAAGAATTAAAAGCATTTCAAAAAGTTTGGATACCTGTTGGAGAATCAAAAAACGTAAAATTACAATTAGGTTTTGAAGAATTATCGATTTGGAATATAGAAATGAAACAAGTAGTTGAGCCTGGCATGGTAATGTTAATGGCAGGCGAATCATCCGATCAATTGGATGAAAAAAAGTTAGTGATTTATGAAGAATAG
- a CDS encoding alpha-mannosidase, with amino-acid sequence MQRIHRLIRLLRNNQYRASKIINNWEMNRFKYEGPENYHSLEKRNSFEAVKIGEPLIESGVTAFLKNSIEIPNDWSSRDIGIIFKAGGPGGIPSHYEALMSINGEPMQGFDRNRSFCFLANHAHDRRILNIEMELFNPVGIPEDSLRGFNQVASAETAPPPIFLENSALVLVNRAVQSLVYTLETASNTLALLADSDTRKPILFKALEDLANEWKIPDEKELTNQKKLIEQEQSIQSLLKEMAGYREGTIRAIGQSHIDVAWLWPLKETIRKASRTFSTACTLLDEYEEFEYAQSQPQLFEYLKNYYPKIYERVKQQIKAGRFEIIGGMWVEPDLNIPSGESLVRQLLYGKQYFKEEFGAEPKVEWLPDTFGYCASLPQILKKAGTEYFMTTKLNWNDTNRFPYDLFHWEGIDGTTILSYLHTILGQQTNPKDMKATWDDFNQKNDHNERMLVYGYGDGGGGVTREMIETVKRSESLPGLPNVKFSKVHDFFEHISQQKPTLPKWYGDLYLELHRGTYTTHAKTKKYNRQVESLFRSLEIWHSFADLLTGNNYPVQKIKDLWKLILLNQFHDIVPGTSIEPVYRLSDQQYKEVLTEGQSLQADAIEQIISRINTEGPGEPVIIFNSLGWDRDRLITMSGDQELLSKIMVDEEGNPYPVEHVKVDNSTIELHALIPNVPQLGYKTVWLQEKDGNELASSKPLNGKWETVNYIVEFTEQGFITRLYDKQCDKEIVQDGAVANELQLFDDLPTDWDAWDIDPNFVSQKIDNMKLLEANVYYTSNLTDELHFKWKFNESTITQKMIFHHYSKLIDFDTEVDWNEKNKLLKVAFPVNIYSSHATYEIPFGTIDRPTHNNTTWEQAQFEVCGQRWADLSEGNYGVSLLNDSKYGYDIKGQNIRLSLLRSPKWPDQSADIHRHQFVYSLYPHQGDWRAAETVKKGHELNTRDFISVTEISKGELGSALSFIKIDSESAILDTIKLAENNKGMIIRLYEAEGSEVSATVSIPEKAMFQETNLLEKPIDHSGISTDSYKTKLKPYEISTYQITTEKG; translated from the coding sequence ATGCAAAGAATTCATCGTTTGATTCGGTTGCTAAGAAACAACCAATATCGTGCATCAAAAATCATCAATAATTGGGAAATGAATAGATTTAAGTATGAAGGCCCGGAGAATTACCATTCTTTAGAGAAAAGGAATTCATTTGAGGCAGTAAAAATCGGGGAACCGTTAATAGAGTCTGGAGTAACAGCTTTTTTAAAAAATAGTATAGAAATTCCGAATGATTGGTCTTCAAGGGATATTGGAATCATATTCAAAGCTGGTGGGCCAGGAGGCATTCCATCTCATTATGAAGCATTAATGAGTATCAACGGAGAGCCTATGCAAGGTTTTGACCGCAACCGTTCCTTTTGCTTTTTGGCAAATCATGCACATGATAGACGTATATTAAATATAGAAATGGAACTATTTAATCCTGTTGGTATTCCAGAAGATTCTTTACGCGGCTTTAATCAGGTAGCAAGTGCGGAAACGGCACCACCCCCAATATTTTTAGAAAACAGTGCATTGGTATTAGTTAATAGAGCAGTGCAAAGTCTTGTCTATACATTAGAAACCGCCAGCAACACATTAGCTCTCTTGGCTGATTCTGATACTCGTAAACCAATCCTTTTTAAGGCATTAGAAGATTTGGCGAATGAATGGAAAATACCTGATGAGAAAGAGCTGACGAACCAAAAGAAGTTGATCGAACAGGAACAGAGTATTCAATCACTATTAAAAGAGATGGCAGGATATCGCGAAGGAACCATTCGAGCTATTGGTCAATCACATATAGATGTTGCCTGGTTATGGCCTTTAAAAGAAACGATTCGTAAAGCATCAAGGACTTTTTCAACCGCCTGTACTTTACTGGACGAGTATGAGGAATTTGAGTATGCGCAAAGTCAACCGCAATTATTTGAATATCTAAAAAATTATTATCCTAAAATATATGAGCGAGTCAAACAGCAAATAAAAGCAGGACGTTTTGAAATTATCGGTGGCATGTGGGTAGAACCAGATTTGAATATTCCATCCGGTGAATCATTGGTAAGACAGCTGTTATATGGCAAGCAGTATTTTAAAGAAGAATTTGGAGCAGAACCAAAAGTGGAATGGTTACCAGACACATTTGGTTATTGTGCATCTTTACCTCAGATTCTGAAGAAGGCTGGTACGGAGTACTTTATGACGACCAAGTTAAATTGGAATGATACCAATCGTTTCCCGTATGATTTATTTCATTGGGAAGGTATTGATGGTACAACAATTTTATCTTACTTACATACTATTTTGGGGCAACAAACGAATCCAAAGGATATGAAAGCAACATGGGATGATTTTAATCAAAAGAATGATCATAACGAAAGAATGTTGGTATATGGATATGGTGATGGTGGAGGTGGTGTTACAAGAGAAATGATCGAAACAGTTAAACGCTCAGAATCATTACCGGGTCTGCCTAATGTGAAGTTTAGTAAGGTACATGACTTTTTTGAACACATTAGTCAGCAAAAACCCACATTGCCAAAATGGTATGGTGATTTATATTTGGAACTTCATCGAGGGACCTATACTACGCATGCCAAAACAAAAAAATATAACCGGCAAGTTGAATCGTTATTTAGAAGTTTGGAAATATGGCATTCATTTGCTGATCTGCTAACAGGAAATAATTATCCTGTCCAAAAAATAAAAGATCTTTGGAAATTAATTTTATTGAATCAATTTCATGATATAGTTCCTGGTACATCCATTGAACCTGTCTATAGATTATCAGACCAGCAATATAAAGAAGTACTGACTGAAGGCCAATCCTTGCAAGCGGATGCGATTGAGCAAATCATAAGCAGGATTAATACAGAAGGCCCTGGTGAACCAGTAATTATATTCAATAGTTTGGGATGGGATAGAGATCGTCTAATTACAATGAGTGGTGATCAAGAGTTACTATCTAAAATAATGGTGGATGAAGAAGGAAATCCGTATCCGGTAGAACATGTAAAGGTTGATAATTCAACCATTGAATTACATGCACTAATTCCCAATGTGCCACAACTCGGATATAAGACAGTTTGGTTACAAGAAAAGGATGGAAATGAGTTGGCATCTTCCAAACCATTGAATGGTAAGTGGGAAACGGTTAACTATATAGTGGAATTTACCGAACAAGGCTTCATCACACGATTATATGATAAACAGTGTGATAAAGAGATTGTTCAAGACGGGGCTGTGGCTAATGAACTACAATTATTTGATGATCTGCCTACAGACTGGGACGCATGGGATATAGATCCAAACTTTGTATCTCAAAAGATCGATAATATGAAGTTGCTTGAGGCAAATGTTTATTACACAAGTAACTTAACAGATGAATTACATTTTAAATGGAAGTTCAATGAATCTACTATTACACAGAAGATGATTTTCCACCATTATTCTAAGTTGATTGATTTCGATACAGAAGTGGATTGGAATGAAAAGAACAAATTGTTAAAAGTAGCATTTCCAGTTAATATTTATTCATCACATGCTACTTATGAAATACCGTTTGGAACGATCGATCGCCCGACACATAATAATACGACATGGGAGCAGGCACAATTTGAAGTTTGTGGCCAACGGTGGGCAGATTTATCAGAGGGTAACTATGGCGTCAGCCTACTAAATGACAGTAAATATGGATATGATATCAAAGGCCAAAATATCAGGCTATCTTTGTTGAGGTCGCCGAAGTGGCCAGATCAAAGCGCAGACATTCACAGACATCAGTTTGTATATTCTTTATATCCTCATCAAGGTGATTGGAGAGCAGCTGAAACGGTCAAAAAAGGTCACGAGTTAAATACAAGAGACTTTATATCTGTAACAGAGATATCTAAAGGAGAATTGGGAAGTGCCCTGTCGTTTATTAAAATAGATAGTGAAAGCGCTATACTGGATACTATAAAATTAGCTGAAAACAATAAAGGAATGATTATTCGATTATATGAGGCAGAAGGGAGCGAGGTATCAGCAACAGTGAGTATACCGGAAAAGGCTATGTTCCAAGAAACCAATCTTCTTGAAAAACCGATCGATCATTCCGGAATAAGTACGGATAGCTATAAAACAAAATTAAAGCCTTATGAAATTAGCACATATCAAATTACGACAGAGAAAGGGTGA
- a CDS encoding Gfo/Idh/MocA family protein — protein sequence MLKVGIISFAHMHGFSYANALTKSKNASLESIWDNDKQRGTDIANTFKTSFYTDLDEMLQTDLDAVIVCSENANHKEHVVKAAHYKKHILCEKPIATEINDAMEMIEACNQNNVILQIAFPVRFAPAIQEVQKLVNESEIGNILAVNTTNHGQMPGGWFVDPKLSGGGCATDHIVHIVDTLRWILKDEVKSVYAEFDTRFYDIVVEDCGQVILEFASGIVVTIDPSWSRPKTFPIWGDVTLEFFGDQGTCNVDAFKEHTLLFNDRDNKLEHLVWSDDMDERLIKDFLHCVTESRPPFITGEDGLRTLEVVKAAYQSNQQKRPITLIHN from the coding sequence ATGTTAAAAGTCGGAATCATTAGTTTTGCCCATATGCATGGATTTAGTTATGCAAATGCTTTAACGAAAAGTAAAAATGCCTCCCTTGAGAGTATCTGGGATAACGATAAACAAAGAGGAACTGATATAGCAAACACCTTTAAAACATCATTTTATACTGACTTAGATGAAATGCTGCAAACTGATTTAGATGCTGTTATTGTTTGTTCAGAAAATGCAAATCACAAAGAGCACGTTGTGAAAGCTGCACATTACAAAAAGCATATATTATGCGAAAAACCGATTGCAACAGAAATAAATGATGCAATGGAGATGATAGAGGCATGTAATCAAAATAATGTCATCTTGCAAATAGCTTTTCCTGTTCGTTTTGCGCCTGCGATTCAAGAAGTACAAAAATTAGTCAATGAAAGCGAAATCGGCAACATTTTAGCGGTCAATACTACGAATCATGGACAAATGCCAGGTGGATGGTTTGTAGATCCAAAGCTATCGGGTGGAGGTTGTGCCACCGATCATATTGTTCATATTGTGGATACACTCCGCTGGATATTAAAGGATGAAGTGAAAAGCGTGTATGCAGAATTTGATACAAGATTTTACGATATTGTGGTGGAAGATTGTGGCCAGGTTATCTTGGAATTTGCATCAGGTATTGTGGTCACGATTGATCCGAGTTGGTCACGCCCTAAGACTTTTCCGATATGGGGGGATGTAACACTGGAATTCTTTGGTGATCAAGGAACATGTAATGTAGATGCATTTAAGGAGCATACATTACTGTTTAACGATCGTGATAACAAGTTGGAACATCTCGTTTGGTCTGATGATATGGATGAAAGGTTAATCAAAGATTTTTTGCATTGTGTAACGGAATCGCGACCTCCTTTTATAACAGGAGAAGATGGTTTAAGAACATTAGAAGTTGTAAAAGCAGCATATCAATCCAATCAACAAAAAAGGCCGATAACATTAATTCATAACTAG
- a CDS encoding Gfo/Idh/MocA family protein has translation MSKVRVGIVGLGSISDMHIQGYLKNQDAELFAVCDMNEARAKQTAEELGVTHYYTDYQEMLSNNEIDAVSICTWNNTHAEIAMAALNAGKNVLTEKPLCKTVEEALAIEEAVRNNPDQFLQIGYVRRFGTNTQVLKRFIDHGELGDIYFSKATCLRVLGNPGGWFADKERSGGGPLIDIGVHVIDLCWYLMGKPKVQSVSGNTYHKLGNRSNIEYKSFYKAADYDAKQNSVEDLANAIIRFENGASLMVDVSFSLHAKKEEIRVSLHGDKGGAEIEPQLEIFTEKNNIMLNSTPQIDHLTFDFAQGFQNEIDHFVNCVKGEEETIAPVEDGVEMMKILTGVYKSSKEKTEVRFD, from the coding sequence ATGAGTAAAGTAAGAGTTGGTATTGTTGGTTTGGGTTCGATTTCTGATATGCATATTCAAGGGTACTTAAAAAATCAAGATGCCGAGTTGTTTGCTGTATGTGATATGAATGAAGCTCGTGCGAAACAAACGGCAGAAGAATTAGGTGTAACACATTATTATACCGATTATCAAGAGATGTTAAGTAATAATGAAATAGATGCGGTAAGTATTTGTACGTGGAACAATACACATGCAGAAATCGCTATGGCTGCTTTAAATGCTGGGAAAAACGTGTTAACTGAAAAGCCATTGTGTAAAACGGTGGAAGAAGCTTTAGCGATAGAAGAAGCAGTTAGAAATAATCCCGATCAGTTTTTGCAAATAGGGTATGTTAGACGGTTTGGTACCAACACACAAGTATTAAAACGCTTTATTGATCATGGAGAATTAGGTGATATCTATTTCTCCAAAGCTACCTGTTTACGGGTTTTAGGAAATCCTGGTGGCTGGTTTGCGGATAAGGAACGGTCTGGAGGCGGACCATTAATTGATATTGGCGTTCATGTTATCGACCTTTGCTGGTATTTAATGGGCAAGCCGAAAGTGCAATCAGTAAGTGGCAACACGTATCACAAATTAGGCAATCGTTCGAATATAGAATATAAATCTTTTTATAAAGCAGCTGATTACGATGCTAAACAAAATAGTGTGGAAGATTTAGCAAATGCGATTATTCGATTCGAAAATGGTGCTTCTCTAATGGTCGATGTTAGCTTTTCACTACACGCCAAAAAAGAAGAAATACGCGTTAGTTTACATGGTGATAAAGGCGGTGCAGAGATAGAGCCGCAATTAGAAATTTTTACAGAGAAAAATAATATTATGTTAAACAGTACCCCTCAAATAGATCATCTGACATTTGATTTTGCACAAGGTTTTCAAAATGAAATAGATCATTTTGTTAACTGTGTTAAAGGGGAAGAAGAAACGATAGCGCCGGTAGAAGATGGTGTAGAAATGATGAAGATCTTAACGGGTGTATATAAATCAAGTAAGGAAAAGACAGAGGTTCGCTTTGATTGA